In Oryza brachyantha chromosome 2, ObraRS2, whole genome shotgun sequence, a single window of DNA contains:
- the LOC102709539 gene encoding protein RGF1 INDUCIBLE TRANSCRIPTION FACTOR 1-like isoform X2, which translates to MQSPAAMRGAPQWLRSLLSEEFFDACGVHAAERKSDKNHFCVDCVAALCRHCLPHDASHDILQSHMVSEHEVVFLNERTARKRSTSTENPCVACARPLPFRHDYCSLFCKVKHLGESEQGLRRVLRGSGRKAAATGGEDSVLAEALLVRKRRASLPESGWSCCGSLRKSRKQAVPNRSPY; encoded by the exons ATGcagtcgccggcggccatgCGTGGCGCCCCGCAGTGGCTACGCAGCCTGCTATCGGAGGAGTTCTTCGACGCGTGCGGCGTGCACGCGGCGGAGCGGAAGAGCGACAAGAACCACTTCTGCGTCGACTGCGTTGCCGCGCTCTGCCGCCACTGCCTCCCCCATGACGCCTCCCATGACATCCTACAG TCACACATGGTGAGCGAGCACGAGGTGGTGTTCCTGAATGAGCGGACAGCTAGGAAGCGGTCTACCAGCACAGAGAACCCCTGTGTTGCGTGCGCGCGGCCCCTCCCGTTCCGCCATGATTACTGCTCGCTCTTCTGCAAG GTGAAGCATCTCGGGGAGAGTGAGCAGGGGCTAAGGCGTGTGCTACGTGGGAGCGGCCGGAAGGCTGCAGCAACCGGCGGGGAGGACTCTGTCTTGGCGGAGGCCTTGCTGGTTCGGAAGAGGAGGGCATCGTTGCCCGAGTCAGGGTGGAGCTGCTGCGGGTCGTTGCGGAAGAGTCGGAAGCAGGCCGTGCCGAATCGGTCACCATATTGA
- the LOC102709539 gene encoding protein RGF1 INDUCIBLE TRANSCRIPTION FACTOR 1-like isoform X1 — protein sequence MQSPAAMRGAPQWLRSLLSEEFFDACGVHAAERKSDKNHFCVDCVAALCRHCLPHDASHDILQIWKYASCFVVRVDDLKLFDCTGVQSHMVSEHEVVFLNERTARKRSTSTENPCVACARPLPFRHDYCSLFCKVKHLGESEQGLRRVLRGSGRKAAATGGEDSVLAEALLVRKRRASLPESGWSCCGSLRKSRKQAVPNRSPY from the exons ATGcagtcgccggcggccatgCGTGGCGCCCCGCAGTGGCTACGCAGCCTGCTATCGGAGGAGTTCTTCGACGCGTGCGGCGTGCACGCGGCGGAGCGGAAGAGCGACAAGAACCACTTCTGCGTCGACTGCGTTGCCGCGCTCTGCCGCCACTGCCTCCCCCATGACGCCTCCCATGACATCCTACAG ATTTGGAAGTACGCATCCTGCTTTGTCGTCCGTGTTGACGACCTGAAGCTTTTCGACTGCACCGGCGTGCAG TCACACATGGTGAGCGAGCACGAGGTGGTGTTCCTGAATGAGCGGACAGCTAGGAAGCGGTCTACCAGCACAGAGAACCCCTGTGTTGCGTGCGCGCGGCCCCTCCCGTTCCGCCATGATTACTGCTCGCTCTTCTGCAAG GTGAAGCATCTCGGGGAGAGTGAGCAGGGGCTAAGGCGTGTGCTACGTGGGAGCGGCCGGAAGGCTGCAGCAACCGGCGGGGAGGACTCTGTCTTGGCGGAGGCCTTGCTGGTTCGGAAGAGGAGGGCATCGTTGCCCGAGTCAGGGTGGAGCTGCTGCGGGTCGTTGCGGAAGAGTCGGAAGCAGGCCGTGCCGAATCGGTCACCATATTGA
- the LOC102709253 gene encoding protein INAPERTURATE POLLEN 1 homolog, protein MPRPPPPGRGAPGARRPMREFFAAWLCTLRSPLLPLLRRALSSSSAAGAWDDPLSSAAAAVEAHFQAHWSALDAVARQDPAQAVSAGDWRSPLELPFLWLGDLHPSLVTSLLRSLSPSPRLLAATDRVDRRIRTAVPAISDRLRRAQEAFISAEVSGAADVEAFLEELKGVALDANRLRRGVLSELVAAAGGYQAALFLEALSRFVLSMHDPEVLRRFDQCRPAPGS, encoded by the coding sequence ATGCCGAGGCCTCCTCCCCCTGGTCGCGGGGCACCAGGGGCCAGGCGGCCGATGCGGGAGTTCTTCGCCGCCTGGCTCTGCACCCTCCGCTCGCCGCTCCTCCCgctgctccgccgcgcgctctcctcctcctccgccgccggagcaTGGGACGACCCGctgtcctccgccgccgccgccgtcgaggcccaCTTCCAGGCGCACTGGTCCGccctcgacgccgtcgcccgccAGGACCCCGCACAGGCCGTCTCCGCCGGAGACTGGCGCTCGCCCCTCGAGCTCCCCTTCCTGTGGCTCGGCGACCTCCACCCGTCCCTCGTGACCTCCCTCCTCCGGTCGCTTTCGCCCTCCCCGCGGCTCCTCGCCGCGACCGACCGCGTCGACCGCCGGATCCGCACAGCCGTCCCCGCAATCTCCGACCGCCTGCGCCGCGCCCAGGAGGCCTTCATCTCCGCCGAGGTGTCCGGCGCGGCTGACGTGGAGGCGTTCTTGGAGGAACTCAAGGGCGTAGCCCTCGATGCCAACAGGCTCCGGCGAGGTGTTCTTTCggagctcgtcgccgccgctggaggGTACCAGGCGGCGCTCTTCCTCGAGGCGCTTTCGCGCTTCGTGCTCTCCATGCACGACCCCGAGGTGCTCCGCCGCTTCGATCAGTGCCGCCCCGCGCCCGGTAGTTAG